One Cicer arietinum cultivar CDC Frontier isolate Library 1 chromosome 8, Cicar.CDCFrontier_v2.0, whole genome shotgun sequence DNA segment encodes these proteins:
- the LOC101503907 gene encoding homeobox-leucine zipper protein PROTODERMAL FACTOR 2-like, with the protein MYGSQNHKRMLEMFEKELGRDRDDGFEIEPDVPSGDDNDNDNDEQQSNQPPKKRSYRRHTQHQIQEMEVFFKHCPHPDDKQRKELGLQLGLEPLQVKFWFQNKRTQLKVQSEREENEFLKAEIEKLRSEMNRYKEAISNTTCHLCGTPATVGEMSYEEQQLRLENALLRKEIERLAEDATESHTNISSTQTSNQLVVSRSVDVGNGKYNINNGMVGEAYGGNGELVRSIQLQGVEDKRKIVELAVLGMDELTKLALANGNNLWLPNNNLNTEILNEDEYVRHFPRATAPKPLGLRTDGSRESVVVIMNHINLIDILMDVNRWSSMFSGVVSRAVTLKVLSTGVAGNYNGALQVMSAEFQVPSPFVPSRENYFVRYCKLHVDGVWAVVDVSLDSLRPAASGSSTASRTQRRPSGCFIQELPNGYSKVTWIEHVEVDDKMVQNIYKPLVDSGLAYGAKRWVAILQRQCERLACSMSSNMPTGNLGVIMSVEGRKSMLNLAERMVTSFSTSIGDSTIHAWTSLPSNGPEDIRVMTKKYNDEPGSGRPTGVVLSTVTSFWLPVPPKRLFDFLRNQNSRSQWDILSSGGIVQEMAHIANGHDPGNCVSLLRVNSPNIGQSNMLILQESSTDITGSYVIYAPVDMAAMNVVLNGGDSNCVALLPSGFAIVPDGSGPNGGPIPDLLSGGSLLTVAFHILVDSVTNARLALGSVTTVNTLIKSTVERIKVAVIPNIT; encoded by the exons ATGTATGGTTCTCAGAATCACAAACGGATGCTTGAAATGTTTGAGAAAGAATTAGGAAGAGATAGAGACGATGGATTCGAGATCGAACCAGATGTTCCTTCAggtgatgataatgataatgataatgatgaacAACAATCTAACCAACCACCCAAAAAAAGGAGCTACCGCCGCCATACGCAGCATCAAATACAAGAAATGGAAGT GTTCTTCAAACATTGTCCCCACCCTGATGACAAGCAAAGAAAAGAGTTGGGACTTCAGCTTGGGTTAGAGCCTTTGCAAGTCAAgttttggtttcaaaacaaGCGCACTCAGTTGAAG GTTCAAAGTGAAAGAGAAGAGAATGAATTCTTGAAAGCAGAGATAGAAAAGCTTCGCAGTGAGATGAATAGGTATAAGGAGGCCATAAGTAATACAACATGTCATCTGTGTGGAACCCCAGCTACCGTTGGTGAAATGTCGTATGAGGAGCAACAATTGAGGTTGGAGAATGCTTTATTAAGAAAAGAG ATAGAAAGGTTGGCGGAGGATGCAACGGAATCTCATACCAACATTTCGTCAACACAAACTAGCAATCAATTAGTGGTTTCACGGTCGGTGGATGTTGGTAATGGtaagtataatattaataatgggATGGTAGGAGAAGCATATGGTGGTAATGGTGAGCTTGTTAGGTCAATACAACTTCAAGGTGTTGAAGATAAAAGGAAGATTGTTGAGCTTGCTGTTTTAGGAATGGATGAACTGACTAAATTAGCTTTGGCTAATGGAAACAATTTATGGCTCCCAAACAACAACCTCAATACTGAGATTCTAAATGAAGATGAATACGTGAGGCATTTCCCTCGAGCTACAGCTCCTAAACCATTGGGTTTAAGAACTGATGGTTCTAGAGAATCCGTTGTGGTTATCATGAATCATATTAATCTCATTGATATTCTTATGGATGTG AATCGATGGTCGAGTATGTTTAGCGGTGTTGTTTCAAGAGCTGTGACACTCAAAGTGCTTTCAACTGGAGTGGCGGGAAATTACAATGGAGCCTTGCAAGTG atGTCAGCTGAGTTTCAGGTGCCATCACCATTTGTTCCAAGTCGTGAAAACTATTTTGTGAGGTACTGTAAACTTCATGTAGATGGGGTATGGGCAGTGGTTGATGTGTCATTGGATAGTCTTCGACCTGCAGCTAGTGGGAGTAGCACTGCCTCTAGAACCCAAAGAAGACCTTCTGGTTGTTTCATTCAAGAACTGCCTAATGGCTACTCTAAG gTTACATGGATTGAACATGTAGAAGTGGATGATAAGATGGTGCAAAATATATACAAACCACTAGTTGATTCAGGGCTTGCTTATGGAGCTAAACGCTGGGTAGCTATTTTACAGAGACAATGTGAACGTCTTGCTTGTTCTATGTCCAGCAACATGCCAACAGGGAACCTTGGtg TGATAATGAGTGTGGAGGGAAGGAAGAGTATGTTGAATCTTGCGGAAAGGATGGTAACTAGCTTTAGTACTAGTATTGGTGATTCAACAATACATGCTTGGACAAGTTTACCCTCCAATGGACCTGAGGATATAAGAGtcatgacaaaaaaatataatgatgaaCCAGGAAGTGGCAGACCCACCGGTGTTGTCCTTAGTACTGTCACTTCTTTCTGGCTTCCTGTTCCTCCTAAGAGGCTTTTTGATTTTCTTCGTAATCAAAACTCTAGAAGTCAG TGGGATATTCTCTCTAGTGGGGGTATAGTTCAAGAAATGGCACACATAGCAAATGGTCATGATCCTGGCAACTGTGTCTCTTTACTTCGTGTCAAT AGTCCAAATATAGGGCAGAGTAATATGCTGATACTGCAAGAGAGTAGCACTGATATAACTGGATCATATGTAATATATGCACCTGTGGATATGGCTGCTATGAATGTAGTCTTGAATGGAGGTGACTCAAACTGTGTTGCTCTGCTTCCTTCTGGTTTTGCTATTGTTCCTGATGGTTCTGGACCAAATGGAGGACCAATACCTGATCTTCTATCTGGAGGTTCTCTTCTCACTGTTGCATTTCATATTTTGGTTGATTCTGTTACAAATGCAAGGCTTGCTCTTGGTTCAGTTACCACTGTTAACACTTTGATCAAGTCCACTGTCGAAAGGATTAAAGTTGCAGTCATACCTAACATCACCTGA